A portion of the Haliaeetus albicilla chromosome 29, bHalAlb1.1, whole genome shotgun sequence genome contains these proteins:
- the HNRNPC gene encoding LOW QUALITY PROTEIN: heterogeneous nuclear ribonucleoproteins C1/C2 (The sequence of the model RefSeq protein was modified relative to this genomic sequence to represent the inferred CDS: inserted 1 base in 1 codon) translates to MASNVTNKTDPRSMNSRVFIGNLNTLVVKKSDVEAIFSKYGKIVGCSVHKGFAFVQYVNERNARAAVAGEDGRMIAGQVLDINLAAEPKVNRGKAGVKRSAAEMYGSSFDLDYDFQRDYYDRMYSYPARVPPPPPIARAVVPSKRQRVSGNTSRRGKSGFNSKSGQRGSSSKSGNVVKGDDLQSIKKELSQIKQKVDALLESLEKIEKEQKQKSEKAEEEQGGSSXKKEEGGGGAKAEAGGEDSAEEGDLLDDEEAEERGDDQLESIKGDEKEAEEGEDDRDSANGEDDS, encoded by the exons ATGGCCAGCAACGTGACCAACAAGACGGACCCGCGTTCCATGAACTCCCGGGTCTTCATCGGCAACCTCAACACCTTGGTGGTGAAGAAGAGCGACGTGGAGGCCATCTTCTCCAAATACGGCAAAATCGTCGGCTGCTCCGTCCACAAAGGCTTCGCCTTCGTCCAGTACGTTAACGAGCGCAACGCCCGCGCCGCCGTGGCCGGCGAGGACGGGCGCATGATCGCCGGGCAGGTCCTGG ACATCAACCTGGCGGCCGAGCCCAAGGTGAACCGCGGCAAGGCGGGGGTGAAGCGCTCGGCGGCCGAGATGTACGG ATCCTCCTTCGACCTGGATTACGATTTCCAGCGGGATTATTACGACag GATGTATAGCTACCCCGCCCGcgtccccccgccccctcccatCGCCCGGGCCGTCGTCCCGTCCAAACGACAACGAGTTTCGGGCAACACGTCGCGGCGAGGGAAGAGCGGCTTCAACTCCAAGAGCGGCCAGCGGGGCTCTTCCTCCAAATCGGGGAACGTAG TGAAAGGCGACGACCTGCAGAGCATCAAGAAGGAGCTGAGCCAGATCAAGCAGAAGGTGGACGCGCTGCTGGAGAGTTTGGAGAAAATCGAGAAGGAGCAGA AGCAGAAGAGCGAGAAGgcggaggaggagcaggggggCAGCT gcaagaaggaggagggggggggcggagccAAGGCGGAGGCGGGGGGCGAGGATTCGGCGGAGGAGGGCGACCTGCTGGATGACGAGGAGGCCGAGGAGAGGGGGGACGATCAG CTCGAGTCCATCAAGGGCGACGAGAAGGAGGCGGAGGAGGGCGAGGACGACCGGGACAGCGCCAACGGCGAGGACGATTCCTAA